ACGCTCTTATTATCCGCTGTTattcagcgcccgctctttttttcctggtcattgcacctttgccgtgtgctgtgtaaatgcagacaaacagatacgagtcactttaaaaagatgatgtaagctggtcatcaaaaaaatcagatacgGTCACAAAATAGAAATTGACtttcaagatctgcagtgtaaatgcagcccaaGTCTTAAAATGCTTGTGAAACAACCTGATGCTTCAAAGATCAAAAGTTTGGTTATGTGACATGGGTGTTTTAAATCAAGCTTTGGAGCAATTCTTTGAAACCTCTGTGGTTCAGGATCTCAACACCATATCAAAATGTCAGTTTTTCATCAGCTGTCTCCAGAAAACATTTTCTAGTTTCAGTCTTGTACCTTTTTATTGTCTGGATTTACCTCTTTTGCCTGGGATCTTTGGATAATCCCTTTGCATGTTGATTTGGATAACTGTTACTCTTGCCTGCATTTTGGATTTTCCGTTTGCCTTTACTTGATGACCTGTCCTTGTCTCTTAGATTACactttactcattcattttcttttcggcttagtcccggcttagtccctttatccacaggggaatgaaccgccaacttatccagcatatgttttacacagcggatgcccttccagctgcaacccatcactagtaAACATCCATACATCCTCAACTACGCACACATATTGGAAAATTttacacctataccacatgtctttggactaatctggattaatctcactgtaatcttgaaattaatctagattaaaatggctgatTTGAATTCTGCCcaagcattcagaatatgtgtgctacccaaataatgactaaaagtacaTCTTTGAGAGCGTGTTTCTTAAGCCAGGTGGCGTGTTAGACCAGGGGCTCTCCTCATCCTCcataatgcatcacaaactgctttagaaactgttctactgtgataacaggagatgaaaataaatgaagttcaataagatgtacttgtgtttacaaaCTGTTCATTCAGTTAAACATTAATGTTGAACTGTatgcctacataagctccaaacagtgatttcattcattcattcattttcttgtcgaatgaaccgccaacttatccaccaagtttttacgcagaggatgcccttccaggatcaacccatctctgggaaacagtgatttttgattaccttaatctgactgaagtcataactgaactcaacagaaatggaattaagacatgtggagtgtgcAGATAtcagtggcattattgaagtaaacaacgCGATCAAACTATTATCATCATGCAGGACtttgccatattttctgacaaaatccacacacacgactgtcagtaaaggactgcacacacacacgcatatcgTGAAATGCTGacgttttttctttccatttggcatgtgttattaaatttcataacactctcaccagtccttactcctatttgcgtctaataccccagtttgtcggggcgaggcagtggcgcagtaggtagtgctgtcgcctcacagcaagaaggtcgctggttcgagcctcggctcagttggcgtttctgtgtggagtttgcatgttctccctgccttcgcgtgggtttcctccgggtgctccggtttcccccacagtccaaagacatgcggtacaggtgaattgggtaggctaaattgtccgtagtgtatgtgtgtatggatgtttcccagggattggttgcggctggaagagcatccgctgtgtaaaaacttgctggataagttggcggttcattccgctgtggcgaccccggattaataaagcgactaagccgacaagaaaatgaatgaatgaaccccagtttgtcacgggggcatggatgaaatgttcatgagtgaatgtgaaactgccgaactgcagttaaagtcacccaaaattacaggaaactcttacatgaaagctcTTCACGCAAATGTTACACTTTCAAGAAGGAGACAAAGTCCGTTCTTGTAGCAACacatttatttctgttaaaaCACAGAGGAAAACATCGTTTGATTAAGGAGCACGCTAGATGTGTCTGCAATGCAGCTAACCATACACTGACTACTGCTTTTTATGCTGTGGGCACCTAAGAGTTATAAACAATAACCTGTCCTATAGTGCAATTGTTTAGTAAATACCTGACActgacatattattattatttaaatcacaCTCAAAAAGGTTCCAAATCGAATCACAATTAACATCACAAAATAGACCTACATGTGTATTGTGATCACTTTCTTACAGCATAAAATAAGACATTAACAAATTAAACACATTTGTGCGTCACAACCTCCTTTAACTTGTATTattacaaatgaataaaacaataccTATAAACAACCACAAAATACCTATTTGTCACATTTCTTCATAACTCTCATACATAACTGTTTAATGCTGTATCAATGCACTTTTTAACCTCTATGAAATGTAATCTTACTTAATGAACTATATTTTAACTGAATTTTAATGTCTTAATGTAAAATCTCACAAAATCAATATAAATGAAAACCCTTTACTGCTAAATCTAACTGAAATTGTTCTTAACCGTATTTTCTGAATGTCTTTTTCAATGTAATGGCTAACAGTTAATGCTAAACAAGGTCTAATCATGCTATTTTGTAATCACACACATGTTTAAACTTACTGCACATCACCATACACAACCCTCTTAATAAAGATCACGAAAAGTTTAAACATGGTGTCTCATAGTATCAGTTAATCGCATGTTTACATTAGTTTCTCTATGCTCACATTGAAATCTATTAGTTTTTAACACTTCCGCCATTTTGGCACCATTAAATCACGGTCAAACTCAACTAATCTAATATCTCAGGACATAAATGCATCTCCATATGAACAATATATGTTTCAGTGTaccattacagtaaataatattatcttACCTGTTAAAACACAGAGGAAAACATCGTTTGATTAAGGAGCACGCTAGATGTGTCTGCAATGCAGCTAACCATACACTAACTACTGCTTCCTCGTGATTCAGCTACCGACACATAGGAAGGAACGTGGGCGCCCTCTCCTGGTGAACCCGAGTTTTACAGGGATAAATATCACACTATACTTCTGTAATACACATGCATTGTTATAGAAGACTACATTATTCCTGGATTAGATGAAATTAaatagttaaacaaaaaaaagatggGGGGTGACAGTTTCTATTACAGTTTCTTTTACTTAGGGCTACACAAACACcttcattatattattgtctattcaggcaaataactagattacagatgtccatgtaagcgtagtcagtagtgtctttaaAGTAAGTGGAAGATCCAGAAGGGCGTCCTGCTGTtgtgattcagaagggcacttttttgtcagacggctcaccggtttgactttcattcaccatcattcattttaaaaagcacccgctccattttatttgtatgttttacttGGACTCATAAACTCTACAGGTGTCAGTCTGATAGTTcgatgtggagctaacattaatcagattcactctagtgaactgcataTATGTTAACACGTCTTGTTTGATGTGGTAATTTTACAATAGGAATACACACAAGTTCGAAGACTCGTTCTCGCCACCTACAGTGCAATTCAGCCAGGTATACATCCGATATCGGCCCACCACTAGTTTATATACTGTACCATTTACCAAACACCCAGACTGTGATAGTTTATCTAACAAAGTATGGCCTGGGTGGGAGTGGaattttccatccttaaattgTATCCCAGTCCAACCCTGAGCGTTTATAGCGTGCAACTGCACAGCCTGCAGCAATAACACTATACCTCAAATATCTTCAGAATGAGTACAATCATCCATAGTTCACACCTCTTCCCTCAGGCAGACGCAACTGATTTCTTTGGAATGCCCCTTAAGAAACACAAGTTTAGTCACGTATTAGACAAGCAAACTACTAGTATACTCATAATGAAAAAGCCTGATTGTGGACTTCTTGCGCATTTAAAGTTTACTACTGATATACTAACAGTACCAAATTTGGTCCTATTTTGTCCCAAGCAGTTTTCAAGTGGTAAGCACAAGTATACTACAGTACTAGTAGTACATGGCTGTTAGTGAACTTCATGTGCTAGTGTACTATATTAAGGCTGTTGCTGTACTACATGAAGGTATACGTAAGATTACTTATTATATTACTTAATTATTAACATATGACTTAATATATtgcttaattattaacattttacttaatACATTGCTTAATTATTAACATATGACTTAATATATTGCTTAATTATTAACATATGACTTAATATATtgcttaattattaacattttacttaatACATTGCTTAATTATTAACATATGACTTAATATATTGCTTAATTATTAACATATTGCTTAATATATTACTTAATTATTAACAACTGACTTAATACATTGCTTAATTATTAACATATTGCTTAATATATTACTTAATTATTAACAACTGACTTAATACATTGCTTAATTATTAACATATTGCTTAATATATTACTTAATTATTAACAACTGACTTAATACATTGCTTAATTATTAACATATtgcttaatatattaatttattattaacaaatgACTTAATACATTGCTTAATTATTAACATATtgcttaatatattaatttattattaacaaatgACTTAATACATtgcttaattattaacattttacttaatACATTGCTTAATTATTAACATATGACTTAATATATTGCTTAATTATTAACATATGACTTAATATATTGCTTAATTATTAACATATGACTTAATATATTGCTTAATTATTAACATATGACTTAATATATTGCTTAATTAATAACATATGACTTAATATATTGCTTAATTATTAACATATGACTTAATATATTGCTTAATTAATAACATATGACTTAATATATTGCTTAATTATTAACATATGACTTAATATATTGCTTAATTATTAACATATGACTTAATATATTGCTTAATTATTAACATATGACTTAATACATTGCTTAATTATTAACATATGACTTAATATATTGCTTAATTATTAACATATGACTTAATATATTGCTTAACTATTAACATATGACTTAATATATTACTTAATTATTAACATATGACTTAATATATTGCTTAATTATTAACATATGACTTAATATATTGCTTAATTATTAACATATGACTTATTATATTACTTAGTTATTAACATATTACTTAATATATTACTTAATATTACTGTTAGTGTGCTTAATGACAAGATACTTCTTTTTTGTAAGGTTTAGAACATCTTAGGCATAATAACACTTTTCCCCTCAGGCCTTACCTGTCTTAAGTTGTAGGCATATCAGTTGCTATTTTGTTTGGCTCATAACCAATGCAGTGCTGTTATTATCTGTTTGTTATCTGTAATTTTAAAAACCCACTAATGTAAATACATAATATTCCCACATATCTGCACACAGTTCTCATCTagatttatttttacacttttatttattttttttcagttttgctaATTTAAATGTCTTTTCTCTCCTCTCATGTCTATTTTCAGAAGAACACAGCACATTCCTTGAGTGCTTTACATGAGTAAATCTGTTGAACATTTCTCATGCAGACTTCATTCAGGCTGTCTCTACACTGAAACATATTTGTTATTAACAGTTGCATGTGATTGGCAGAGGAAGTTGTATctttgcttttgaattgcattataagacTGTGATCTCAGCCCTGACaacttttaataatgataaagtgATGAAGTAACACATTAATTTATCTGAAATTCTTTTTGagtatatacaataataatattgttatttagaGTTATTTTTCTctccaaaacagcacaatttgtcaatttgtataATTGCAAATAATTTCCCCCAACAAATATTGCTTTCTTGATTCAACTGAAGTGAAAACATGAGTATTGTGTtagtaaaaatgaataaacatctCTGAACACATTTCTATTATCATTAGCTTGGCTcaggattttattatttatttattcgttttccttcagcatagtctgttatttatcaggggttgccacagtgaaatgaaccgacAATTATTCCAGCATGTGGTTCATGAAGCGGATACCCTtatagccacaacccagtactgggaaatgccTATACAggctcacaatcacacacactcatacagttctgtttacccaattcacctataaagtgcatgtgtttggactctaGGTGCCCAGCTagaactcgaaccagcggccttcttgctgtgaggccaaagTGTTAACCACgcagccactgtgccaccccgaTTTTATAATTGTTGACAAAGAATGAAGCAAAACAGATGAGAACTTGAATCTGGATTTACGTGTCTGATAATGTTGCTCTCGTCTGTGACTTCCTCAATGTTTGGTTGTGAATCAAATTCACAATACGTCATGAGTGTTTCTAATAAATGTTCTTGATGTTTTGTGGGTTCAGAAAGATCAGAGCAAGTTCATTTGAAATGTAATCTGAAAAATAACTCGTCTGACCTGTTTTGACAAACTGAATGTGATCAACAAACTCCACCCTGTCATTAAACTCACACACAAGAGACTGATTTCCTTCTCTCGTCTGTAGAGCTTTCACTTTGTCTCGGTCTAAAACTGAAGAACACCCTTTTCAAGAAGGATTTTGGAGAAATTTGTTTTAGTTTACAGAACTTTTTGATTTTTGTAGTGATTAAATTGTGAAATCATCGTCTAGAGTCAGAGTGAAGATTTGATTGCTTAAACTCTTGACAGCAGTGAAGATGGATTCAGCATCAGCAGAAGATCTTACATGTCCTGTGTGTCAAGAAAACTTCAAGGATCCTTTTGTTTTAACATGTAAACACAGATACTGTAAAGAGTGTCTTCGCTCATCCTGGAGAGACAAGAAAACAAAGAAGTGTCCTATGTGCCGAAGAAGATCCTCACAAGAGCTTCCTCCAGTTATGTGCATTTTACATAAAGTGGAAGCCCAGCTCTTCTGTGTGGAGgacaaacagtatgtgtgtttaGCGTGTGTTAACTCTGAAGAACACACCAATCACACATTCAGATCCATCAGAGGATTCATTTCATCATATAAGGTAAGTCAGACATCTTGTTTCATATTTAATGAACTATCAATAGTAATAAACACAGATATTATAACATGTACGCATCCAACATTTCTGTCATTTTGTCCAGCTAAATATCAAATATGTAAGGAATAATCATGGCTAGACTAGACTATTCAAATGCACAATATGGAGGCAAAGAAACACAGACTTTAGTTAGCTTCAGTTCACAGTGAGCCGTCTACCAAGCTAGAAGGGAAGTAGGGAATGTTCTCTCAACTTTGgcaaacattaacaaaaaaaaacattttaatgtaatatcaaatgaacattcaaaaaaaaaaaaaaaacaattaattccCAAAACAATGTACAAGAACATTCTagcagtgttttgaaaatgttggtAAGGGACCAGATTAAACAATGTTCTCTTAGAAAACATTTTCACAATGTTTCATAAAAGCAAAGTAAGAACATTCCCACAGTCACATTAGAGAAATGTTTTATAAACATCATTGAGATGTGAGATGTGGAATGTTCTTTGAAGAATGTTCTAGCAATAAGACGTTTGAACAAAGCTAGCTACATTTTATCTgcaacattttaagattattgaAATGGCACCAGATTAAACAATGTTCTCTTAGAAAAGGTTTTCACAATGTTTCATAAAAACCAAAGTAAGAACATTCTCACAGTCACAGTAGAGAAATGTTTtaagaacatcatttattttcaataacaAGACAGAAAGACAAAAAATTTTTAacctgtacttattaaaatatataaaatgttatgTTCAAAAACTTATTGCAGACACATAAGTAAAACCTATGTTAAAGAATTAAAGTGACAATTGATTAGTATTTCATACAATTAgtaaaattgtaattgtaatatGTGTCAGCAAATTATTCTGGTTTTAAATAAACCtgattttttaaagttgttttcttttttagttttatgtgtTACACACGTTATACAATGAGCACAAGAATTTAAGAAAATGCAGTGCTTTAAACTTTCTCGTTCACATTGCTAcagtaaaatgaaacattttaaatggtTATAGAGAGTGTTTTGTGTCTGTCATATCGCTACTGTACATTttggaaacaaaaaagaaaacaaacaatgttATTAACAAACATGTAGAATACAGAATACTGTCGTGACTTTATGGGAGGCTTTCTGGCAACTAGAACAAAATACCTGCTGAAAATGTTAGAGTATTATATTTTAACAATGGTACCATTAAACAGGATTAGAATATTTTAGAGAACATTAACCTGTCTTTTGTGAGGATGGTCGGGCAAGTAAAATAAAGCAATACCTTGAAATGTTATAATTAGGTTATAGTATAATGTTTCAACAATGTTACCAGGTTTAGAGTGTTTTAGAGAATGTTTACCTATCTTTTAAGAGAATGTCCTGGGAAGAGAAATAAAACAATATGTTAAAACGTTAAGAGTATAATGTTGTAGCAATGTTACTTTAAACGTATTTAGAATGTATTTAGAGAATGTTTTCTTACTATTAAAGAGAACATTCTCTGAAATTAAAGAAAATGATACCCACTAATAACGTTATAAGAATGTTGGAATATAATGTTCTAAAATTATTACCAGCGAATGTGGTTACAATGTGTTAGAAAATGTTTTCCTATCTTTTAAGAGAATGTTCTGGGAGCTAAAATAAAACTACTTGCCGAAAACAGTACTGCAACATTGCTTGGTAATATTCTCAGATCATGTAGAGAACTAAATATTTCTAGCTTTGTAGACTATCTTGTGTAAATGTCTGTCAGTTAAAGCTGTCACTGATGTTTGCAATACTTGGGGAATTGGGGAAACGATGGCTTTGTTTATGGTGTTGTGGCTCTAACATTGTTTTGTATTAagttcaaacacacaaacaataaaacgtgtgtttatgtataaaatTGGTGTGTTTTTTACCTCTTTTAGTTGAGAAATCTTTTTAATAAACTTGTGTTCATCATTCCTGAAGGAGACAAAAGAGAGAAGTTCATCAGAGTCAGAGGAGATCTGCGGTTTACATGATGAGAAACTCCAGCTCTTCTGTCAGGAGGATAAACAGCCTGTGTGTGTAGAGTGTGTTTATGCTGAAACACACACCAGTCACACATTTAAATCCATCAGTGAAGCTGCTTCAACatataaggcaagtcatttcttttatttcatgtttaaatgCCTATAAATGGTAATAAACTGATATTATACTATTTATGCATTCTATATTGTcattttgtataacttaaaataacatttgttatCAAATACAAGgaaacatcaaataaatataaattatcttGTGTAAAGGACTTTTATTTGACAgaacatatatattaaaaatgcaaaGTGTGGAGGCAAAGAAACTGACATGGAGTCTTCAGATCACAGCTAgccgtacactgtaaaacctcTAAGAGTCAATAGAGCTTGATCAGTCCATTTGAGGAAACCTCGAACCATTTAAgtttgaaaaataacatttatgagTTCAGTAAAGCTACTCCATTTGTGTTGAAGTTAAATTAACTGAGTGATTTAGTGTTGATtgagcagaatcactgaagagcTTTAACGGCGAAAAattctgctttgcgccgtggcgcatggtctaaaagggttgagtttattttcttaatgagttataggtgtgttttgagaataaaccaattagagtctcatctcccattcccgttaagagccagctgcgtcacgccaagagcgcatttgctatttacatgacgtaaagtgtaagtgaaaaactgagcatttcactagcaagaaaacagttaaacagagcatctgcagcgagagaatgagagataaattatctactttcacttttgctctcgtggataggaagacgtgttgtacgcacagacatcaattagcctttaaataattaatttgtttgttaagcgcaaatttttgtttcaaaactatttctaaattcagttctaatttccagcaaacgaataaatgaacaataataaaaaaatgtgctcaaaaacctgagttatatcctaaaacacatgctgtgccccatatggtctaaaacctgacaggtgggcaaaactaagcttgtttttaataaaacaaatataaatatggatataataaataatactgctaataataataacattatacaaaagcaagttgttatgaataaactaaaaaagccccccgagatgaagaaggcatgaaggcagtggtttttatatttatgtaggctagataataatatgttttgtaatattttaatcctttatatcctATATACAGTATATCCCTAATATATCCTATATgtatctttaatattttattttaaaagatatttgcgaattgctctacatcttgtgtgtattaagcagtgtgcaaGCGAGGCGCACAATTTACGCACTCTGCaatggacaatagaccggctttgttctggtctaaagaacagactattacagtttctcaaaatagcaacgcgccaaaacaagCTTGCTTTTTTAGATTAGAACGCCTATaagcgcacatatgagcacaaatgcatttgctatttaaacagtgtggcgcaatgcctcaaaacgacAACAAACAACAGTTGCGTCgcacattgcgctgggtgtatgatagagcccagaatctctcaaaatctcatcAGAGAACCAATAAACAACTCAAAAACAGCATCAGTAGCTTCATTTATTACTTATCTGCCTGACTTTTTCTCTGTCAGACTTCTACAAAACACTGTAGCactgctgcatgaaacatattaCTATTGTTGAGACACATCTGCTGATTCTTGATGCTTGTGTGTTTAAAGTGGTTCTGACgttcattttgttttcaaacattgcCTGGTTTGATTCTGAACAACCACAAGATCATTATGATTATTGATATTATCAGTAAAGTGAAAGCATGATCACAATACCAATAGAATCTGAAGTCAGTCTAGATCAGGGATCACCAaccttgttcctgaagggccggagTCCTGCAGAGTTCAACCTCAATcctaattaaggtcttactaaGGTAAGtttgaaacttccaggcaggtgtgttgtggCAAGTTGatgctaaactctgcagggacatcAGCCCACAGGACCAAAactggtgacccctgcactactGAAGTCAGTCTACTAgtttaatgtttctttttaaCACCATCTGTCTGCTTTTCGCAATAGGTGTTTTATCTTTTCTTTTCAATTCCAGGAGAAGCTCAAAACAAAAATGAAGACATTAGAAGAGAATCgcaaacacaaagaaaacattaaaggAGAGTTTGAGGAATCAGCTAAACACATCAAGgtgagtacactgaaaaaaatgatttagccctctattaaattaaacataattcaatttagtttattttaaacaatttaatttagttgttgattttattaaattatttttaatcggTTTTAAGTGAATTAGATGTGTTTTAAAccaatctaaattaattaattaaagtctaTTAGAAAAAATTATGTTAGCTTTGTGCGCATGCGCATTATGTTCCGTTGCCTCGGCGCCAAAGCCCAAAGGAAGTTTTACAGAATCCAGTCAGATTGAAGCAAGACGCCAGAGCCGGAGTTTTGTACATCCATTTGCACAGTAAGTCACATTTTATATTGTACCAGActgtttattacataaaaaacTTTGTGGGTAACATAGACGCATAAAATGGTCTTTCGTTCGGACTGTCTATTTTGGTCGTTTTTAAATTTCACGGCGACCAGCCGTCGAGCGCGCTCGCAAGTTAAGCTAACAGTTAACGTTACACACGGTTTGACAAATCTCGCTTTTATGTCGCAGAATATATTAAAGATTCTTTTTAGCAAGAATGTAGTTATGTAGACttgatatataatatttttaatgaagtgAATGGCTATTTTCAAGAGAATAAGCATTTTCTTTGGTGTGACGACAGTGTCCGTGATCCGCCATTCCAAACGAAAAAAGCTTCGTTGCTAACGTTAGCTCAGTCCTTTGTGAATTTACCGTGGCTTTTACTATGGTTAACATTAAACATGCGTTTAGATAGTTGTGAACGGACAGTACCATACTGATTTTGTTATAGAACGATTTGGTCTGGCGTTAGGGCACTACTGACTGTCTTAGGAGGTTGTCGAATGTGTGCCCATACTGGCGTAACATTAACTTTTAACGTAAAGGGCGTCCATTTAtacagttctttattttttttttacgtgagATGCTGTAATTATGTCTTTGGGTTATAATGCTCTTAATGGGCTAACTTATATTCACAGCAAGTGTTAATCAGCCACCGATAAACGTCCAGCGCAAGGTTaacttaatgtgactttttccatATTCATAAAGTGCCTTTTACATCAACGATAAtgtaatttaacaaaaataatattctttAAATAAGCTGAAGCAATCCTTTAGTTGTTCAAACGTAAAACACATGCAGACGAGTGCTAAAACTTCATGGAAAATATTGTGGTTAAAATaaattgacatatttttattattttattattgacccactttatatcgtatcaatcaggcagtgacgattatcttaatcatattaatcaCGTTCAGCAATTTGTTCAATAAGTAATTTATCTTAATGTTTCCTAATATAATTAATCGGTAAACAATATGTTGATTAAGAAGTTGGTTGTGTTGTTACTTGTGCTGAATTTTGAACCTAAATGATAATCATGTGCTTCCTTTCATTTGAGGTACTGTACAACAAGTTTCCTTTGCTGAGTTCCTTGGTCAGGGGTTAAACACATTTTCTGTCCAGTACTGCAGTTGGAATTTTCCATCAacatttttatggtaagtaactgcaaaacatttattacTACACATTACAGTAAATAGTTTCTTAACTGAATATGTTGCTCTGAAAAATCTAAATAGTCCC
This portion of the Danio rerio strain Tuebingen ecotype United States chromosome 3, GRCz12tu, whole genome shotgun sequence genome encodes:
- the LOC558300 gene encoding uncharacterized protein isoform X2, whose protein sequence is MDSASAEDLTCPVCQENFKDPFVLTCKHRYCKECLRSSWRDKKTKKCPMCRRRSSQELPPVMCILHKVEAQLFCVEDKQYVCLACVNSEEHTNHTFRSIRGFISSYKETKERSSSESEEICGLHDEKLQLFCQEDKQPVCVECVYAETHTSHTFKSISEAASTYKEKLKTKMKTLEENRKHKENIKGEFEESAKHIKLCAHAHYVPLPRRQSPKEVLQNPVRLKQDARAGVLYIHLHSTVQQVSFAEFLGQGLNTFSVQYCSWNFPSTFLWWRSGKCSHLTARRSLVRFSTGSVGISVWSLHVLPAFAWVSSGCSGFPHKSKDMRYRGIGQPMSMSKERLFFKLSLLTLVRMRHAW